The DNA sequence GCAAAAAGCGATCGCCAAAAGCAATAAACACAACCACCAAAAAAAAAGGAATGAGGACGCGCAGGGGTTTCTGTTGCATAGTTCCTTCCACCTCAAACGATGGTGCAGATCCACTTCCATCTTTGCTCAAAAACCACCGCACCGGCATGGGGGAAAACCGCCCCCGACGAAGGCATCACCCCGCAAACGCCTCCGGATAGTACTGGTACCAGGGATAGGCAGCTTCGAGCTGGGAAGCCACCGCAATTAACGTTGCTTCTGCGGCTGGTTTGCCCACCAACTGCACGCTCACCGGCAAGCCATTGCCATCAAATCCGGCAGGCAGCGCGATCGCGGGTTGTCCGGTAGCATTAAAAGGCGGACAGGGGGCAATCCAACGAGTAATCCGATCCAAAATTTCTTCCAAAGGCAACTGCGACCACTCGCCAACGCGAATGGGGGGATGCAACAGCACGGGCAACACCAACACATCCACATCTTGGAAAAACCCCACAATCTGCCGTGCCAGAATTTGTAACTGGCGAATAGATTGCAAATACTCGCCGGCGGAAATTTGCTCGCCTTTTTCAGCCAACATGCGGTTAATGGGTTCCAACGCCGACTTGGCCATCCCAGCAGAAGACACAGCAGCGGCAAAAATGGTAGTAAACGGTTCCACCAACCCTTGAAAATCCGGACAGGCTTCCGTAGCTTCGTGACCGAGTTCGCACAGGCGTTGTGTCGTATCCAAAACCGCTTGTTTGGCGATGTCGCTGGCAGGTGGCAATCCCGGCATCGACGTAGCGTAGGCAATTCGCAGAGAACCGGTGGCTTGGTGGGTTGCTTCCCAAAAAGAAGGATTGGGTTGGCCCAACCAGTAGGGGTCTCCCCAAATATATCCCGACATGGCATCCAACATTGCTGCCGCATCCGCCACCGTACGGGCAATGGGACCATCCGTCGCCATACCGTGCAAGCGATCGCCCACTGGTGCCGAAGAAATCCGACCGCGAGAAGGTTTAATCCCCAGCAAACCGCAACAAGCCGAGGGAATGCGGATAGAACCTCCCCCGTCGGACCCTTGTGCCACCGGCGACAATCCCGCTGCCACCGCCGCTGCTGCACCACCGCTGGAACCACCTGGGGTATGCTCTAAATGCCAAGGATTGCGTGTAGGGGGAAAGCCATTGGGTTCCGTATAAGGCATTGAACCCAGTTGGGAAGTAGCGGTTTTCCCCAGCAAAACAAAACCCGCTTGCCGGAGTTTAGTCACCATGCCATCTTCGTACTCAGGTATCTGGTCGCGCAAAGCTGCCACACCAGCGGAACAGGGCATTTGCGCGACGGCATTTAAATCTTTAATGGGTAGAGGAACCCCGAAAAAAGGTGGCAGGGAAGCTGGGTCGTTGGTGGCTGCCAGTTGTTCGGTTTTGGCTTGGGCATCCCGACGTGCTAGTTCTGGCATGACTGTAAAATAGCTACCCACCCTGCTGTCGTATCGTTCAATTCTTTCTAAATAAAAATCCAGAAGTTCCAGGGGAGAAAGTTCTTTCTGCCGGATGCGTTTGGCTTGTTCTAAAGCTGGTTGAAATGCGAAATCGATCTCTGACATGGAGAGGTTCCCGATTGGTCTTTCATTGGCGACGCATGCGAAGTTAAGGACGCAATTGCCGTTTCATTTTAGCAAACTGACGAAAAAAGACGGGAGCTTGCAGGGGTAGGCACGGGGGCGCTACCCCTAAATTTTTGTGGGTTTATGTACATCAGATTGGGTAGAACTTGCCCAAAAAACGATTCCCCGCCGGGAAACGGGGAATATGACGGGCAACACATCGCGTGGTTTTTTAATGGACTTGAGGAACTTGACTGGGTTTAAGCAGGGACCCTTCCTCAAGGGCGATAGGTAGATGCTTTTTCAAAATAATGTGCCGTTGGGCGTCGAAGCTGAGAATGCCTTGGTTCTGAAATTTGCTTAACAAACGGGTAATGGTCACGCGGCTCGTACTGATGGCGTTGGCGATTTCTTGGTGGGTTAGGCGAATGCCAATGCGGGTTCCTTGGGGAGTGGTTTCTCCCATTTCTTGTTTGAGCAGTTGCAAAAGCTGTTGCAGTCGCGCTTCCACTCGACGCTGCCCCGCGATCGCCAGCAATGCTTCCACTTGGCGCAACCGCCGGTTCATTTGCGGTAGTAGCTGCTGTGCCAGCGTTGGCGAGGATTCGATCTCGGCCATGGGATACCAGGTTAGATAAACGTCCGATTGCGCTTTCGCTTGATAGGTTTGCAGTGAAGTCAACCAAGACCCAAAACACATGGATGGACCTACCCAACCTACCAAGCCTTCTTCCCCACTTGGATAGAGAGTGCTTACCTGCACGTACCCCTTGCATACCTGCCAGATACCGTGGATTTTGGTTTCAATCGCTTGCCCTTTCTCGTAAAAAAGCAGGCGACGCTCCCCTATGCGATCGCGAAGCGTCTCAGAATGAGAATCGCAGCGCTTGGTTTCTAAAATGCTCTCGAAAATGGTTGGCATGCCTATCCAAACCAGCCGCATGATAGCTGGCTACTGCGGTTACCTGGATTCAGATTAATACAAATATGGTTTACATAGGTAAAGAAAAGGTAATCATCTGCTTAAAATTCCTTGAACGCAAGCTGCTTTTAGTGGTTGGCGGAACTGCTATCTACCAA is a window from the Geitlerinema sp. PCC 9228 genome containing:
- a CDS encoding amidase yields the protein MSEIDFAFQPALEQAKRIRQKELSPLELLDFYLERIERYDSRVGSYFTVMPELARRDAQAKTEQLAATNDPASLPPFFGVPLPIKDLNAVAQMPCSAGVAALRDQIPEYEDGMVTKLRQAGFVLLGKTATSQLGSMPYTEPNGFPPTRNPWHLEHTPGGSSGGAAAAVAAGLSPVAQGSDGGGSIRIPSACCGLLGIKPSRGRISSAPVGDRLHGMATDGPIARTVADAAAMLDAMSGYIWGDPYWLGQPNPSFWEATHQATGSLRIAYATSMPGLPPASDIAKQAVLDTTQRLCELGHEATEACPDFQGLVEPFTTIFAAAVSSAGMAKSALEPINRMLAEKGEQISAGEYLQSIRQLQILARQIVGFFQDVDVLVLPVLLHPPIRVGEWSQLPLEEILDRITRWIAPCPPFNATGQPAIALPAGFDGNGLPVSVQLVGKPAAEATLIAVASQLEAAYPWYQYYPEAFAG
- a CDS encoding Crp/Fnr family transcriptional regulator gives rise to the protein MPTIFESILETKRCDSHSETLRDRIGERRLLFYEKGQAIETKIHGIWQVCKGYVQVSTLYPSGEEGLVGWVGPSMCFGSWLTSLQTYQAKAQSDVYLTWYPMAEIESSPTLAQQLLPQMNRRLRQVEALLAIAGQRRVEARLQQLLQLLKQEMGETTPQGTRIGIRLTHQEIANAISTSRVTITRLLSKFQNQGILSFDAQRHIILKKHLPIALEEGSLLKPSQVPQVH